From a region of the Mercurialis annua linkage group LG1-X, ddMerAnnu1.2, whole genome shotgun sequence genome:
- the LOC126684279 gene encoding bZIP transcription factor 60, translating into MGDTEDDIFKQVNFDDLGEIDWGCIFDELPSLATESSSSPEDVLTSSSDSLSTWIGQVESMLMNDNDNLEAADAEPPNQNCDEFLADLSVADDAHVALLHKDSSVSDGPYETDKEGEKIVDDGKVDNDSEDPDGPISKKLRRQLRNRDAAVRSRERKKMYVKDLEMKSRYMEGECRRLGRLLQCVIAENQALRLGLHSGNAYGVTSTKQESAVLLLESLLLGSLLWLVGIMCLFTLPTVPQLTLGVLVPENVEKKRLERGAGSKMFMQSLLKSRKCKASRTRMKEGSLSLKSC; encoded by the exons ATGGGAGATACAGAAGATGACATATTTAAACAAGTGAATTTTGATGACCTAGGGGAAATCGATTGGGGCTGCATATTTGATGAATTACCTTCTTTAGCCACCGAATCGTCATCGTCGCCTGAAGATGTACTCACCTCTTCCTCTGATTCGCTATCTACATGGATTGGGCAGGTGGAAAGCATGTTGATGAACGACAACGACAATTTAGAAGCGGCGGACGCGGAGCCACCTAATCAAAATTGCGATGAGTTTTTAGCTGATCTATCAGTTGCTGATGATGCTCATGTTGCTCTTCTTCACAAGGATTCGAGTGTTTCCGATGGTCCTTATGAGACGGATAAGGAGGGCGAGAAGATAGTTGATGATGGTAAGGTAGACAACGATAGTGAAGACCCCGACGGTCCTATCTCTAAGAAACTGAGAAG GCAGTTGAGAAATAGGGATGCCGCGGTTAGATCAAGGGAGAGGAAGAAGATGTATGTGAAGGATCTGGAGATGAAGAGTAGGTATATGGAGGGGGAATGTAGAAGACTGGGGCGGTTGCTTCAGTGTGTTATCGCTGAGAATCAAGCTCTGCGTCTTGGATTGCACAGTGGCAATGCATATGGTGTCACTTCGACCAAGCAGGAGTCTGCTGTGCTCTTGTTGG AATCCCTGCTGCTGGGTTCCCTGCTTTGGTTGGTGGGCATCATGTGCCTATTCACCCTGCCCACGGTGCCTCAGTTAACGCTGGGGGTACTTGTGCCCGAAAATGTGGAAAAGAAAAGACTAGAAAGAGGAGCAGGAAGTAAGATGTTTATGCAGTCTTTGTTGAAGAGTAGGAAATGTAAAGCGTCGAGGACAAGAATGAAAGAAGGATCTCTGTCTTTGAAGTCTTGTTAG
- the LOC126684295 gene encoding splicing factor U2af small subunit B-like — protein MAEHLASIFGTEKDRVNCPFYFKIGACRHGDRCSRLHNRPTISPTLLLSNMYQRPDMITPGVDAQGQPIDPRNIQQHFEDFYDDIFEELGKFGEIETLNVCDNLADHMIGNVYVQFREEDQAAAALQALQGRFYSGRPIIADFSPVTDFREATCRQYEEDNCNRGGYCNFMHVKLIGRDLRRKLFGRYQGYRASRSRSRSRSVSPSRHRRDRDYRDKRERDYRDRDRGNGRRSGERHDRDSGRRRYGSPRSRSPVREGSEERRARIAQWNRERDEKQ, from the coding sequence ATGGCGGAGCACTTGGCTTCAATTTTTGGGACGGAGAAAGACCGCGTTAACTGTCCATTTTATTTTAAGATCGGAGCATGTCGCCACGGAGATCGTTGCTCTCGCCTTCATAACCGCCCCACAATATCTCCAACCCTCCTCTTATCTAACATGTATCAGCGTCCCGACATGATTACCCCTGGCGTCGATGCCCAGGGCCAGCCCATCGACCCTCGAAATATCCAGCAACATTTCGAGGACTTTTACGACGATATTTTCGAGGAACTCGGCAAATTCGGTGAGATCGAGACCCTCAACGTTTGTGATAATCTCGCTGACCACATGATTGGCAATGTTTATGTTCAGTTCAGGGAGGAAGACCAGGCTGCCGCTGCTTTGCAGGCTTTACAAGGTCGATTCTACTCCGGCAGACCAATCATTGCTGATTTTTCTCCTGTCACTGATTTTCGTGAAGCAACTTGTAGGCAGTATGAGGAGGATAATTGTAACCGTGGtggttattgtaattttatgCATGTGAAACTGATCGGAAGAGATTTAAGAAGGAAGCTGTTTGGAAGGTATCAGGGATATAGAGCTAGCCGGAGCAGGAGCCGGAGCCGGAGTGTGAGTCCTTCAAGGCACAGAAGGGATAGGGATTATCGTGATAAGCGTGAGAGAGATTATAGGGACAGAGACCGCGGGAATGGACGTAGGAGTGGCGAAAGACATGATAGAGATAGTGGTAGAAGAAGATATGGTAGTCCCAGGAGCAGAAGCCCTGTCAGGGAAGGTAGCGAAGAACGCAGAGCCCGGATTGCACAGTGGAACAGAGAGAGGGATGAGAAACAATGA
- the LOC126684221 gene encoding mitotic spindle checkpoint protein BUBR1 gives MEGLDPETEFLASKQETGYEWELFKENVRPLKRGRNVRLLNDALKSQTQNQLKKGLLDTRRKWIESIDEYKGDDPLLPWLQCIKWVQESFPPGGDCSGLIVIYEQCVRTFWNLDRYKDDLRYLKVWLEYAENCVDAEVIYNFLNANEIGISHSAYYIAHALHMESKFKMKAANDIFNLGISRGAQPIEKLKETYKKFLIRSMSRKKAVEDDTGENNLPARSFGTVLSTQNRKQYMEPIARNKLQSDRAQRTSPFSVYKDKNTNVLLENQPSKSKTDLNAWNSLGSRAERNKENNAIPAKWTTYKVPQKPGPRAAATASTCIEVFVDEELVESERAPAQGGKPFSLQLRQGDGIDIKKETDLLRESPLRNFPLKSLPR, from the exons ATGGAGGGATTAGATCCGGAGACGGAGTTTCTTGCGTCGAAACAGGAGACAGGTTATGAATGGGAACTGTTTAAAGAAAATGTAAGGCCTTTGAAGAGAGGCCGTAATGTTCGCCTCTTGAATGATGCCCTTAAATCTCAAACCCAAAATCAACTCAAGAAGGGTCTTCTTGACACTCGAAG GAAGTGGATTGAATCAATTGACGAGTATAAAGGTGATGATCCTCTCCTTCCATGGCTTCA ATGCATCAAATGGGTCCAGGAGTCATTTCCTCCAGGGGGAGACTGCTCTGGACTAATAGTGATATATGAACAATGCGTGCGTACCTTTTGGAATTTAGACCGCTACAAGGATGATCTTCGCTACCTCAAAGTTTGGTTAGAATAT GCTGAAAACTGTGTCGATGCAGAAGTCATCTACAATTTTCTTAATGCAAATGAAATTGGAATATCACATTCTGCTTACTACATAGCACATGCTTTACATATGGAgtccaaatttaaaatgaaagcTGCGAATGACATATTCAATCTTGGGATATCTAG GGGTGCTCAACCAATAGAAAAATTGAAGGAAACATACAAGAAATTTCTCATTAGATCAATGAGTAGAAAAAAAGCTGTGGAG GATGACACTGGAGAAAATAACCTGCCTGCTCGAAGCTTTGGAACTGTGTTGTCCACGCAGAACA GGAAGCAATATATGGAGCCAATTGCGAGGAACAAATTGCAGTCAGACAG GGCCCAAAGGACGAGTCCCTTTTCTGTTTACAAAGACAAAAATACTAACGTCTTGCTAGAAAATCAACCAAGCAAGTCAAAAACAGATTTGAATGCCTGGAACAGTCTTGGATCTCGAGCTGAAAGGAACAAAGAAAACAATGCAATTCCTGCTAAGTGGACAACTTACAAG GTTCCTCAAAAACCCGGACCTAGAGCAGCAGCAACTGCAAGTACATGCATTGAAGTATTTGTTGATGAGGAACTTGTAGA ATCTGAGAGAGCACCAGCTCAGGGTGGCAAGCCATTTTCCTTGCAATTAAGGCAGGGTGATGGAATAGATATAAAAAA GGAAACTGACTTACTGAGGGAGAGTCCACTACGCAATTTTCCTTTGAAGAGCCTTCCTAGATAG
- the LOC126684343 gene encoding calvin cycle protein CP12-3, chloroplastic, translating to MASHPSVAVLSAPTTRQASILLSTRFLPRPEAVCNVSSSSIRPTRLRVKAMGGGAKFKGTQMREKHLTEMIEKKVVEAKEVCQGDESSDECKVAWDEVEEVSQAKADLRLKLEKQDPLEYFCQHNPETDECRVYQD from the coding sequence ATGGCGTCCCATCCTTCAGTTGCAGTTCTAAGCGCTCCAACGACACGACAGGCATCGATCCTTCTGTCTACGAGATTCTTACCTCGACCTGAGGCTGTGTGCAACGTTTCATCATCTTCTATAAGGCCAACAAGGCTGAGGGTGAAAGCGATGGGAGGAGGAGCAAAGTTCAAGGGGACGCAGATGAGGGAGAAGCATCTGACAGAGATGATTGAGAAAAAAGTGGTGGAAGCCAAAGAGGTGTGCCAAGGAGATGAGTCCTCCGACGAGTGCAAGGTAGCGTGGGATGAGGTGGAGGAGGTCAGCCAGGCGAAGGCTGATCTCAGGCTTAAGTTGGAGAAACAGGATCCTCTCGAATATTTCTGCCAACATAACCCTGAGACGGATGAGTGTCGGGTTTATCAAGATTAG